The Herbaspirillum sp. DW155 genomic interval GGTGGAGAACGGACTGTTCACCCGTGAAGCGGCGGGCATGGTGGTGGGGTGTTTCGATGGCTCGACCTACGTTTCCTTGCGTCCGGCGAGCTAGTAAAACTTCGCGCGTCCGGGCTGGGCCGTTTGCGTGCGAAAGATGACGTTTCTTTTCCGGCTGTTTTTCCCCGAGGATGTCTGCCGTTGGCAGGGTGAAGCTTTTCTTCGAACCCTGATTGCCGGTGGGCTTGATAGTAAAACTATATAAACCAATTGGAGGTAGACATGAAATCGCATTCCGCATCGACGCGTCGCCAGCTTCTGCTCGGCGGATTGGCCCTGGGCGGCCTGAGCGCCTTGGGTGTTCCCGGTTGGGCCGGGGCCCAGCAAAAGCTGTTGATCCCATTCAGCAACAAGAGCCTGGACTATTACTTTTTCGTGATCGAAGAAGCCGCCGTCAAGCGCGCGGTGGAGGCCAATCAGGGCAAGTTCCAGGCCACCAATGCCAGCTTCGACAATACCCGCCAGCTGGAGCAGTGGCAGTCGCTGATGCTCTCGCGCCCGGCAGCCCTGGTGTCGGACCCCATCGACAGCCAGGCCATCGTCAGCGGCCTGCGCCGCTACAACCAGCAGAAGATCCCGGTGGCCATCATCGATACGCCGGCCGAAAGCGGCAATGTCGCCATCACCGTCAGCTTTGACAATTATCTGGGCGGCGTCATGGCCGCCAAGGAGATCATCAATCGTCTCGTCAAGAAACATGGCAGCGCCAAGGGCAAGGTGCTCAACTGCTATGGGGCACTGGCCAGCGTGGCGTGGCGTCAGCGCAAGGAGGGCATGGACGCCGAGTTCGCCAAGTATCCCGGCATCACCTATATCAGCCGCCCGACCGAAGGCAAGCTGGACCAGATGCTGGCCGTGACCCTGGCCACGCTGTCCGAACATCCTGACCTCGATGCCGTCCACGCGCCCAGCGATTCGCCCGCGCGCGGCATCGCCACGGCCTTGCAGCAGAAGAACCGCTGGAAGAAGGTGGATGAAAAGGATCACGTCATCTTCGTCACCATCGATGGCGAGCCGGTGGCGCTGCGCTGGATCCAGGACGGCTACATGGACGCCTGCGTCTCGCAGGATCCGATTGCCTATGGCGAAGTGGCCGTGGAGATGCTGGTGAAGCACGCGATCCCCGGCAAGGACGTCCCCATCGGCCCCTACGAAAACAAGAAGTACTTCTGGGAAAAGGGCCAGATCGTCAAAGGCAAGACCGGTCCCACGCTCATCATTCCGCCCTTCGTGATCGACCGCAGCAATGCCGCCGACCAGCGCCACTGGGGCTATGTAGCCGAAAAGGTCTGGGGGATCGCCTATACCTGAGCCCCGCTCACGGTACAGGCGAGAGTCACGTGACCGAATCAAGGAGACGCCATGACGACTGACAATTCCCTCGCAGGCCATACCGACCTGGCGCTGCGCGTGGACAAGCTGGGCAAACGCTATGGCGCCTTCCACGCGCTGCGCGACGTTACACTGGGCATCCGGCGTGGCACCATCCACGGCCTGCTGGGCGAGAACGGGGCGGGCAAGAGTACGCTGGTGGGTCTCATCTCCGGCCAGCGCACGCCCAGCGAGGGCCGTATCTTCCTCGGCGAGCAGGAAATCCAGGGCGCCGACGTCCACCGCATGGAAGCCGCCGGTGTTTTCCTGGTGCCGCAGGAACCGATGATCATCGAGCACATGTCGGTGATGGATAACCTGATGCTGGGCCTCTGGCCAGCCTCACGCGGCTTTATCTCGACCCGGCGCATGTGCCAGAATGCCGCGCGCATGCTGGCCGGCAGCGGTATTGATGCAGAGTGTCCGGCCGGTTCCCTCAATGCCGTTGCGCGGCGCAAGCTCAATATCCTGCGGGCCATGTTCTCGGGCGGCAGCCTCCTCATCCTCGATGAGCCGACGGCGGCACTGACCGTTCCCGACCGGCTGCAGTTGTTCGAGTTCATGCGCCAGTTGCGCGCTGGCGGCGTGACCTTCCTCTTCATCTCGCACTATAACGATGAAATCCTCGACATCTGCGATGCCGTCACCGTCTTGCGTGACGGGCGGCTGGTCGCCACCAGCGAGCAAGTGCAGAGTCTCACATCGTCACAACTCTCCGAATTCGTGCTGGGGCGGGGCCTGGCGCTGTTTCAGCGTGAACGGGGGCAGCTCCC includes:
- a CDS encoding sugar ABC transporter substrate-binding protein, whose translation is MKSHSASTRRQLLLGGLALGGLSALGVPGWAGAQQKLLIPFSNKSLDYYFFVIEEAAVKRAVEANQGKFQATNASFDNTRQLEQWQSLMLSRPAALVSDPIDSQAIVSGLRRYNQQKIPVAIIDTPAESGNVAITVSFDNYLGGVMAAKEIINRLVKKHGSAKGKVLNCYGALASVAWRQRKEGMDAEFAKYPGITYISRPTEGKLDQMLAVTLATLSEHPDLDAVHAPSDSPARGIATALQQKNRWKKVDEKDHVIFVTIDGEPVALRWIQDGYMDACVSQDPIAYGEVAVEMLVKHAIPGKDVPIGPYENKKYFWEKGQIVKGKTGPTLIIPPFVIDRSNAADQRHWGYVAEKVWGIAYT
- a CDS encoding sugar ABC transporter ATP-binding protein produces the protein MTTDNSLAGHTDLALRVDKLGKRYGAFHALRDVTLGIRRGTIHGLLGENGAGKSTLVGLISGQRTPSEGRIFLGEQEIQGADVHRMEAAGVFLVPQEPMIIEHMSVMDNLMLGLWPASRGFISTRRMCQNAARMLAGSGIDAECPAGSLNAVARRKLNILRAMFSGGSLLILDEPTAALTVPDRLQLFEFMRQLRAGGVTFLFISHYNDEILDICDAVTVLRDGRLVATSEQVQSLTSSQLSEFVLGRGLALFQRERGQLPAHSVPAELICLSDIAAERLDVQQLTIRPGEIIGFTGLPGEGAKELARGLFGLTPLPAGSIRFPREDMARLPQSPDQAFAMGIAYLSDDRRRDGVVGHLSIRENIALSSLPRRLRAGLVDQLQEHAICSSYVQRMGIKAGSSEEAVNTLSGGNQQKVCLGRVLATTPRLLILDEPTRGIDVGVKQDVLRILDQLSRSGVAVIIVSTDVDELARAADRVCIFQRGRIAHTLSGSDISTDRLRQLAQ